From Candidatus Pedobacter colombiensis, one genomic window encodes:
- a CDS encoding RagB/SusD family nutrient uptake outer membrane protein, with translation MKNYILSIYIGFAAMVLFSCKKNIDENIRPFNDKADTELLTTLDGLSLATNGNYTLLVGTASDIQYDVSWFNVSELKGNNLFSVVQAYPETRNDSYIFKNSPSQGATTSFWRVSYRLIFGTNKVIDAVKDGVDAAHDQVKGENYFLRALAYFNLVRVYGRPYYQNNGESLAVPLSLNSLVSKDYQPKRNTVKEVYAQVISDLEKAATLMTQTRGNNYASREAAWALLSRVYLYMGGTPGAPQNANNAKAVEYADKVITSNKYTLITGTAYSTSFASDSKANKEFIFSFRHDDANGNYINEFLTPRDVFGNPYQGEYSASPDYMDLLKQNPADLRMNFITVENDKRITTTDKTRYSVNKYNYQQIAPVGGFDFSARSRSGTAYLRLAELYLNKAEALAKSGNNTDALIALNAVRVRANAPGWTTATLATAGLTVFQAVLNERRLELAWEGHSSFDNFRNGLPMIRKYIDYSVTTPLTIQPDDKLVVYPLPLIEIQLNPNLDQNPL, from the coding sequence ATGAAGAATTACATTTTATCCATATATATAGGTTTTGCAGCAATGGTTTTATTTAGCTGCAAAAAAAATATTGACGAAAATATCCGTCCATTTAACGATAAGGCTGATACGGAGCTGTTAACCACCCTTGATGGCCTTTCATTGGCTACCAATGGCAATTATACATTATTGGTAGGCACGGCTAGTGATATACAATATGATGTGAGCTGGTTTAACGTGAGCGAGCTAAAAGGAAATAACCTCTTTTCTGTTGTTCAAGCCTATCCGGAAACCAGAAATGACAGCTATATTTTTAAAAATTCACCAAGTCAAGGCGCCACAACCAGTTTTTGGCGCGTATCCTATCGCCTGATTTTTGGTACCAATAAGGTTATCGACGCAGTAAAAGATGGTGTAGATGCAGCTCATGATCAGGTTAAAGGCGAGAACTATTTCCTTCGTGCCCTGGCCTATTTTAACTTGGTACGCGTTTATGGTCGTCCATATTATCAAAACAACGGCGAGAGTTTGGCAGTTCCCCTTTCCTTAAATTCTTTAGTAAGTAAAGATTACCAGCCAAAACGCAATACGGTTAAAGAGGTATATGCACAGGTCATTTCAGATCTTGAAAAAGCAGCAACCCTCATGACACAAACTCGAGGTAACAATTATGCATCTAGGGAAGCAGCATGGGCACTATTGTCACGTGTTTACCTTTACATGGGCGGCACACCAGGAGCACCCCAAAACGCAAATAACGCCAAAGCTGTGGAATATGCCGACAAAGTGATTACCTCAAATAAATACACACTAATCACAGGAACTGCTTATAGTACTTCTTTTGCTTCAGACAGTAAAGCCAATAAGGAGTTTATATTCAGTTTCAGACATGACGATGCCAATGGAAATTATATCAATGAGTTCTTAACACCAAGAGATGTATTTGGTAATCCTTATCAGGGTGAGTATTCAGCATCACCGGATTACATGGATCTATTGAAGCAAAATCCGGCAGACTTAAGAATGAATTTCATTACTGTTGAAAATGACAAAAGGATCACTACAACAGACAAAACCAGATATTCTGTAAACAAATATAATTATCAGCAGATTGCTCCTGTAGGTGGCTTCGATTTCAGCGCGAGAAGCAGAAGTGGAACAGCTTACCTTCGTTTAGCGGAGCTGTATTTAAACAAGGCGGAGGCTTTAGCCAAATCAGGAAACAATACCGATGCATTAATTGCCCTGAATGCGGTTAGAGTTAGGGCCAATGCGCCAGGATGGACTACTGCTACTTTAGCAACTGCGGGTTTAACTGTATTTCAGGCAGTATTAAATGAGCGCAGACTGGAACTAGCCTGGGAAGGACATTCTTCGTTTGACAATTTCCGTAATGGATTGCCAATGATAAGAAAGTATATAGACTACTCTGTCACTACTCCATTAACAATTCAACCGGATGACAAACTCGTAGTTTATCCGCTTCCACTGATAGAAATTCAATTGAATCCAAATTTAGATCAAAACCCATTATAA
- a CDS encoding SusC/RagA family TonB-linked outer membrane protein, whose translation MNKILDALRVMKLIICLLIISLQASAVAFSQNISLSEKNASIESVIKKIEKQSGYSFFYKIDLLRNNLSKVNLSLKNVTVDQALQQTLSNQPLTFVIVNKTVIIKPKPAVGEKNDSPEAKKPVRGKVTDSKGPIPGVSVKIDGTNLATMTDANGSFTLNLTPGTYRIVFSSVGYESKRIEKVVTETDDSEINVVLNVAIAQLQEAVVLGYTTKNASEITGSLQTFSARQLEGVTSNNLISQLKGKVAGMYITEPSGDPNKKATFVVRGQGTIPDANLRVTNNLNPLIVVDGIIYSDVMYPSDIVSSTDIETISLLKDAASTAIFGSRASQGVLVITTKRGLAGQSQLNINGSFGISQRYMGKIEFMNSQELYDYQRKMLLNSFAIKTENLTQDAYMAKYLPPASVLGTNTDWNKQLYRNGLTKTLDMSLLGGTEKTRYYFGANNYDEQGPLRGNDLKRNSFKLNLDQNITPKLTFSANLSAIFDKGDGSQITGSPTLLPWYTPYNDDGTPKKVMGTDVLNNITQNPLYDMPFNSTITNTQQVLGVFAAKYKVYDWLTLSSNNSYNTTFITSNDYKDRLSLSGLGNKGSLTQRKTNSYSFLTSNLITARKKFGLHTVGGIGGFEYNKGGSEYNALAVRNMPTGIKVPSSASDVWNTFSGGKSFIGEKFVRGSYSLFTEGNYNYDDRYFANASYRMDYSTNFGIDNRAGNFYSVSGAWLATNEQFLRGNKYLTNLKIRGSYGTNGKIAGEDFLTESFYNFAYQYSGDPSGIINQLGNRQITWEHAHVANLGIDLGLFNRVSLSTDFYRKRTTGLLQKVATSSLLGVPSQYQNIGAILNHGVEIVLDSKNLVGAFKWETSLNLTFNKNKVEKLNGGKIIFGNAGVVKEGDDISSVHTYKWLGVDPQTGQPQFERLERDPVTNAITSKVVNTYDDISKGLTGDDLSRQQQLIGNTTPKYYGGMLNTFGYKGIELSVLLNFAADYLVYNNSRPTYFSSEGNDLLKGNQIKPSSGQSIWEKPGDIATEPMIYRNRTDGANQSTSRFWEDATHIRVRNVRLSYSLPAQLISAVKLKRANIYVSGDNLYIFTKKSFYGVDPEGGLATDQNNYGVSAGYGASRKYLLGLQLTF comes from the coding sequence ATGAATAAAATTTTAGACGCATTAAGGGTCATGAAATTAATTATATGCTTACTTATCATCAGTTTACAGGCAAGTGCGGTAGCATTTAGCCAAAACATTAGCTTGAGTGAAAAAAACGCAAGCATAGAAAGTGTAATTAAAAAGATAGAAAAACAGAGTGGCTACTCCTTTTTCTACAAGATAGATTTATTAAGAAACAACCTATCAAAAGTAAACCTGTCTTTAAAGAATGTGACCGTTGACCAGGCACTTCAACAAACACTAAGCAACCAGCCTTTAACTTTTGTTATTGTAAACAAAACAGTTATCATTAAACCAAAACCGGCCGTAGGCGAAAAAAACGACAGTCCGGAAGCCAAAAAACCGGTACGTGGAAAAGTAACGGACAGTAAAGGCCCTATACCCGGCGTGTCTGTTAAAATTGATGGAACAAACCTGGCAACCATGACTGATGCTAATGGTTCTTTTACCTTAAACCTTACCCCAGGTACCTACCGCATTGTTTTCAGTTCCGTAGGTTATGAAAGCAAACGCATCGAAAAAGTAGTGACCGAAACCGACGATTCAGAGATCAATGTAGTATTGAATGTTGCTATTGCACAATTACAGGAAGCAGTGGTGCTGGGCTACACGACTAAAAATGCCAGTGAGATTACCGGTTCCCTGCAAACTTTTAGCGCACGTCAATTGGAAGGTGTAACTTCAAACAACCTGATTTCTCAGTTAAAAGGAAAAGTTGCTGGTATGTACATTACTGAACCATCTGGCGACCCGAATAAAAAAGCTACTTTCGTGGTACGCGGACAAGGTACTATACCTGATGCGAACTTACGTGTCACCAATAACCTTAATCCTTTAATCGTAGTCGATGGGATTATCTATTCGGATGTGATGTATCCAAGTGATATTGTTTCCTCAACAGATATTGAAACCATATCCTTGTTAAAAGACGCCGCGTCTACTGCCATATTTGGTTCACGTGCCAGTCAGGGTGTATTGGTAATTACCACCAAAAGAGGTCTTGCCGGGCAATCGCAGTTAAACATCAATGGTAGTTTTGGTATCAGCCAAAGATACATGGGCAAAATTGAATTCATGAACAGCCAGGAGCTGTATGATTATCAACGCAAAATGCTCTTGAACTCTTTCGCGATTAAAACAGAAAACTTGACTCAGGATGCTTATATGGCTAAGTATTTACCACCAGCTTCTGTACTAGGTACTAATACAGACTGGAATAAACAACTGTATCGCAACGGCTTGACAAAAACTTTAGACATGTCTTTGTTAGGAGGAACCGAAAAAACACGTTATTATTTTGGTGCCAACAATTATGATGAACAAGGACCATTAAGAGGCAATGATCTAAAAAGAAATAGCTTTAAACTGAATCTGGATCAAAACATCACCCCTAAACTAACTTTCAGTGCAAACTTAAGTGCCATTTTTGATAAAGGGGATGGAAGTCAGATCACTGGTTCTCCTACCTTGCTGCCGTGGTACACACCATACAATGACGATGGAACACCTAAAAAGGTAATGGGAACCGATGTATTGAACAACATCACTCAAAACCCATTATATGACATGCCCTTCAATTCCACGATTACCAATACTCAACAAGTTCTGGGTGTATTTGCTGCAAAATACAAAGTGTATGACTGGTTAACGTTATCATCAAACAACTCGTACAATACGACTTTCATCACAAGCAACGATTATAAAGATCGTCTGTCTCTTAGTGGATTAGGTAATAAAGGAAGTTTGACGCAGCGAAAAACCAATTCTTACTCCTTCTTAACTTCCAACTTAATTACTGCACGTAAAAAATTCGGTCTGCATACAGTAGGTGGCATAGGTGGTTTTGAATACAACAAAGGTGGCAGCGAATATAATGCGCTTGCGGTTAGAAACATGCCAACAGGCATTAAAGTTCCTTCTTCGGCTTCAGATGTATGGAATACATTTTCGGGGGGTAAATCGTTCATTGGAGAGAAATTTGTAAGAGGGTCTTACTCTCTATTTACTGAGGGAAACTACAATTACGACGATCGTTATTTTGCAAATGCATCTTACAGGATGGACTACTCTACCAATTTTGGTATAGACAACAGAGCGGGAAATTTCTATTCTGTTAGTGGCGCATGGTTAGCCACCAACGAGCAATTTCTACGTGGCAATAAATACCTGACCAATTTAAAAATCAGGGGCAGTTATGGAACAAATGGAAAAATTGCCGGTGAAGATTTCCTGACAGAAAGTTTCTATAATTTCGCTTACCAATATAGTGGCGATCCTTCGGGTATAATCAATCAATTGGGAAACCGACAGATTACCTGGGAGCATGCTCATGTTGCCAACTTAGGTATCGATCTAGGCTTGTTTAACCGCGTATCCCTTTCCACTGATTTTTACCGCAAACGCACTACAGGTCTGTTGCAAAAAGTAGCAACTTCATCTTTATTGGGTGTACCTAGCCAATACCAAAACATAGGTGCTATATTAAACCATGGAGTTGAAATTGTGCTGGATAGCAAAAATCTGGTTGGCGCATTTAAATGGGAAACAAGCTTAAACCTGACCTTCAACAAAAACAAAGTTGAAAAATTAAATGGTGGAAAAATCATTTTTGGAAATGCAGGAGTCGTCAAAGAAGGTGATGACATTAGCAGTGTACATACATACAAATGGCTGGGTGTAGACCCCCAAACCGGCCAACCTCAATTTGAGCGTCTGGAACGTGATCCGGTAACCAATGCCATTACCAGCAAAGTTGTAAACACTTATGATGACATTTCTAAAGGTTTAACTGGTGATGACCTGAGCAGACAACAACAACTGATAGGAAATACCACACCTAAATATTATGGCGGTATGCTCAATACATTCGGTTATAAAGGCATTGAACTATCCGTATTGTTAAACTTTGCAGCAGATTACTTAGTATATAACAACTCAAGACCTACTTACTTCTCTTCTGAGGGGAATGACCTATTGAAAGGCAACCAGATTAAACCGAGTTCAGGACAATCAATTTGGGAGAAACCAGGCGATATTGCTACAGAGCCTATGATTTATCGTAACCGTACTGATGGTGCCAATCAATCAACTTCAAGATTCTGGGAAGATGCCACTCATATCAGAGTACGTAATGTTCGTTTAAGTTATTCACTACCGGCACAACTAATTAGTGCGGTTAAGTTAAAAAGAGCTAACATCTATGTTAGCGGCGACAACCTGTACATCTTTACTAAAAAGAGCTTTTATGGAGTAGATCCTGAAGGCGGATTGGCAACTGATCAGAACAATTACGGCGTAAGTGCCGGCTATGGCGCCAGTCGTAAATATCTTTTAGGCTTACAGTTAACCTTTTAA
- a CDS encoding FecR domain-containing protein yields MNTRLTYLYQQYIDNTCTAAEREEFLSMIAQKQEDRTITELLDGTWNTMNTTEELIFPAANSVLENILTHHKKPVVRKTYWYRYAAIAAAILVVVSAGIYFGIKTKYNSKSKDANYTVDIPAGKNKATLTLANGAVINLDSVTDGEIAQQAGIAINKTADGQLVYNITAKAEKDATASEAYNTIATPRGGQYQVNLPDGTKIWLNAASSLKYPAVFGKDERKVELIGEAYFEVAKVTIEEQGIKSKEQGSRNKDKRVPFIVVTDKQKIEVLGTHFNVNSYPDENNTKTTLLEGSVRVNTTVTQEQDNVILKPGQQSLLKNNRLTAYAVDIDEAVAWKNGYFQFNESDLGTIMRQLSRWYNVDVVFEGRSPEDLFHFKIPRNLSLTDVLKIFEINGINLKIEGRTLIVKS; encoded by the coding sequence ATGAACACGAGATTAACATATTTATATCAGCAATATATTGATAACACCTGCACTGCTGCCGAGCGGGAGGAATTCTTATCCATGATCGCTCAAAAACAAGAGGATCGGACAATCACCGAACTACTTGACGGTACATGGAATACCATGAACACAACTGAAGAATTAATATTTCCTGCAGCCAACAGTGTCCTGGAAAACATATTAACACATCATAAAAAACCTGTTGTCAGAAAAACCTACTGGTATCGTTATGCTGCAATAGCAGCAGCGATACTGGTAGTGGTTTCAGCCGGAATATATTTCGGCATTAAAACTAAATATAACAGTAAATCGAAGGATGCAAACTACACCGTCGATATTCCAGCGGGTAAAAATAAGGCTACACTTACACTTGCAAATGGAGCTGTAATTAACCTCGATAGTGTAACAGATGGAGAAATTGCGCAACAAGCAGGAATTGCTATTAACAAAACAGCAGATGGACAGTTAGTTTATAACATCACTGCCAAGGCAGAGAAAGACGCTACAGCCTCAGAAGCCTATAACACCATCGCTACCCCACGCGGAGGTCAGTATCAGGTTAATCTACCGGATGGCACTAAAATATGGCTCAATGCAGCATCATCCTTAAAATATCCTGCCGTTTTTGGTAAAGATGAACGCAAAGTTGAACTAATAGGTGAAGCTTATTTTGAAGTAGCTAAAGTGACCATTGAAGAGCAAGGAATAAAGAGCAAAGAACAAGGATCAAGGAACAAGGATAAAAGAGTTCCTTTCATTGTAGTAACAGATAAACAGAAGATTGAAGTATTGGGTACACATTTTAACGTGAACAGTTATCCGGATGAAAATAACACCAAAACTACATTACTGGAAGGCTCTGTTCGTGTAAATACAACCGTGACACAGGAACAAGACAATGTGATCTTAAAACCAGGACAACAATCACTTTTAAAAAACAATCGCTTAACAGCTTATGCGGTAGATATAGACGAGGCCGTAGCCTGGAAAAATGGTTACTTTCAATTTAACGAATCAGATCTGGGTACGATCATGAGGCAATTATCCCGCTGGTACAATGTAGATGTGGTATTTGAAGGCAGATCACCTGAAGATCTTTTCCACTTTAAAATCCCAAGAAATCTGAGTCTTACAGATGTGTTAAAAATATTTGAAATCAATGGTATTAACTTAAAAATAGAAGGGAGAACGCTTATAGTAAAATCATAA
- a CDS encoding RNA polymerase sigma-70 factor: protein MIQFKRKENLFDEKAALLLVSTGNAKAFSELFHHYSPKVFQYALKIVKSDTLAEEIVQEVFVKIWNLEAQLSHIENLDAYLRVLTRNHTLKVLRRIALEIKTNRMMVHDYHEDHNDTEEYIIFKDSEKILNEAIEKLPAQQKLVYCLCHQEGLKYEEVAQKLNISKLTVKTHMQHALRFLRNYVSTHTDIAILVILMTFLGEKH, encoded by the coding sequence ATGATACAATTTAAACGTAAAGAAAATCTTTTTGATGAAAAGGCAGCACTACTTCTGGTTTCAACAGGTAATGCAAAAGCATTTAGCGAGCTCTTTCACCATTATAGCCCCAAAGTTTTCCAATACGCTCTAAAGATTGTAAAAAGCGATACCCTTGCAGAAGAAATTGTGCAGGAAGTATTTGTAAAAATATGGAACCTGGAGGCACAACTTTCTCATATTGAAAATCTAGATGCCTATCTCCGTGTGCTCACCAGAAATCATACCTTAAAAGTTTTGCGCAGAATAGCATTGGAGATTAAAACCAACCGAATGATGGTTCATGATTACCATGAAGACCATAATGATACAGAAGAATATATCATATTTAAAGATTCGGAAAAGATCTTAAACGAGGCCATTGAAAAGCTACCTGCACAGCAAAAACTGGTTTACTGTTTATGCCATCAGGAAGGCCTAAAGTATGAAGAAGTCGCCCAAAAACTCAATATATCTAAACTTACTGTAAAAACGCACATGCAACATGCCCTACGTTTTCTACGCAATTATGTAAGTACACATACAGACATTGCCATACTGGTTATCCTAATGACTTTCCTCGGCGAAAAACATTAA
- a CDS encoding TlpA disulfide reductase family protein, whose product MKLNTNSILTFVLALAPFLGVAQNNIDFKPGTFTLNGKVADSKGIVDNLVYLQFKQNGKEIKDSTQLINGTYSFKGLISYPSKATIQLKVADSVEQYHKQTRLLKDYSHEFYIDAGKLTAVSAGKLNKTTISGSAADSDRQNLKAKLAPLYQASSELYAQEGSLAYKNKDSLAIASFTKKSTAIQDQIDAVKKDFMFSHPQSGMMLDMLNEYTRTILEPSEIEPLFKKIQPALKSSLEGKLYAARIERSKNTAIGALPPDFVLKDRDGKKIRLTSLKGKLVLLDFWGSWCFPCRQTHPHLRELYATYKAKGFEILGVANERGTPEEQYKKWTTALEEDKMSWINVLSEKAEQGKPAVPGLYNIMAYPTKILINRDGKIAKIFVGSGTASAQALDQMIKELL is encoded by the coding sequence ATGAAATTAAATACGAACTCCATTTTAACATTTGTTCTGGCGCTTGCTCCCTTTTTGGGAGTAGCCCAGAACAATATAGACTTTAAACCTGGCACCTTTACATTGAATGGTAAAGTAGCGGACAGCAAAGGTATTGTTGACAACCTTGTTTATTTGCAGTTTAAGCAAAACGGAAAAGAAATAAAAGACAGTACTCAGCTGATTAACGGAACTTACAGTTTTAAGGGGCTAATTTCCTACCCTAGTAAAGCTACCATACAATTAAAAGTGGCTGACAGTGTTGAGCAATACCACAAGCAGACCAGATTATTAAAAGACTACAGTCATGAGTTCTATATCGATGCGGGGAAACTGACGGCAGTTTCAGCAGGAAAACTGAACAAAACGACTATAAGTGGTTCTGCTGCCGATAGCGACCGCCAAAATTTAAAAGCAAAGTTAGCTCCATTGTACCAAGCGAGCAGCGAGCTATACGCCCAGGAAGGCAGTCTTGCTTATAAAAATAAGGACAGTCTGGCCATCGCAAGCTTCACAAAAAAGAGTACTGCTATACAAGATCAAATAGATGCGGTAAAAAAAGACTTTATGTTTAGTCACCCACAATCAGGTATGATGCTCGATATGCTGAACGAGTATACCCGTACTATACTGGAACCATCCGAAATCGAACCTCTTTTCAAAAAAATTCAGCCTGCATTAAAATCATCACTTGAGGGCAAATTGTATGCAGCACGAATTGAACGATCCAAAAACACAGCTATAGGTGCATTACCTCCTGACTTTGTATTAAAAGACAGGGATGGAAAAAAGATTCGCCTGACATCACTTAAAGGAAAACTGGTATTGCTGGATTTCTGGGGTAGCTGGTGTTTCCCTTGCCGGCAAACACACCCACACCTGCGCGAGCTATATGCAACTTATAAAGCTAAGGGGTTTGAAATTTTAGGTGTTGCTAACGAACGAGGTACTCCCGAAGAACAGTATAAGAAATGGACAACTGCCCTTGAGGAAGATAAAATGAGCTGGATCAACGTATTGAGCGAAAAGGCTGAGCAAGGAAAACCCGCTGTACCTGGTTTATACAATATAATGGCCTATCCTACCAAGATTCTCATCAATCGTGATGGTAAGATTGCAAAAATATTTGTCGGAAGTGGAACCGCAAGCGCTCAGGCTCTTGACCAAATGATAAAAGAATTGCTTTAA
- a CDS encoding RagB/SusD family nutrient uptake outer membrane protein, with protein sequence MKTNIYQTLIIACSLILFTSCGKFLEVEPRGRVLLKTFTDFDLLLNSQSLTSSAEQLLNVMTDDADDAAVNPTKIDTKTLSYLWANQLNPTINERPLVWGFHYANIYAYNAVINQVENATTGSTQDKNRLKAEALVGRAFEYLYLVNLYGKPYNQATASTDLAVPFITSTDIMEQTPERATVGFIYGKIIEDLNAALPNLNKNNNTNKFRAAANAAYSVLARTYYYMNNYTEAAKFANKALEESGTMLLDLNAFASKTAIPAMTINKQEIYARYGTNSTLTVPVALDFLKSFNKADLRLKLFYTNLGDFSFLVRSKTVFSPAGGVVSFGTSVSEMKLIIAEAAARANNLQLALDQMNDIRKFRTATASYQAFSSTDQETVLQRVLLERRFELAFKGIRWMDMRKLDAENRMPVVIRLSTTGEVITILEKHSPKYTLKIPASVIHFNPDMPQN encoded by the coding sequence ATGAAAACCAATATCTATCAAACCTTAATTATAGCATGTTCATTAATCCTCTTCACTTCCTGTGGGAAGTTTCTTGAGGTTGAACCAAGAGGTAGAGTACTTTTAAAAACGTTTACAGATTTCGACCTGTTACTTAATAGCCAGTCTTTAACTAGTAGTGCGGAGCAGCTGCTAAATGTAATGACAGATGACGCTGATGATGCTGCGGTAAACCCAACCAAAATTGACACAAAAACTTTAAGTTACTTGTGGGCAAATCAGCTAAATCCAACAATCAACGAACGTCCATTGGTTTGGGGTTTCCATTATGCAAACATTTACGCTTACAATGCAGTAATTAATCAGGTTGAAAATGCAACAACAGGTTCAACACAAGATAAGAACAGATTAAAGGCAGAGGCATTGGTAGGCAGAGCATTTGAATATCTGTATTTGGTTAATCTATATGGCAAACCTTATAACCAAGCAACAGCAAGTACTGATCTAGCCGTTCCATTTATCACTTCAACCGATATCATGGAGCAAACTCCTGAAAGGGCTACAGTGGGCTTTATCTATGGAAAAATTATTGAAGATCTGAATGCAGCATTACCCAACCTCAATAAAAACAACAATACCAATAAATTTAGGGCTGCTGCAAATGCAGCTTACAGTGTATTGGCCAGAACCTACTATTATATGAACAATTATACTGAGGCGGCTAAATTTGCGAACAAAGCACTGGAAGAAAGTGGAACGATGCTTTTAGACTTAAATGCCTTTGCCAGCAAAACGGCCATTCCGGCCATGACCATCAACAAGCAAGAGATTTATGCCCGTTATGGTACAAACTCAACATTGACTGTACCTGTTGCTCTAGATTTTTTGAAGTCATTTAATAAAGCGGATTTACGTTTGAAGCTGTTTTACACCAATCTTGGAGATTTCAGCTTCCTAGTCCGTAGCAAAACGGTGTTCTCACCAGCGGGAGGTGTAGTTAGTTTTGGAACATCAGTATCTGAAATGAAACTGATCATCGCTGAGGCTGCAGCAAGAGCAAACAACTTGCAACTTGCACTAGATCAAATGAATGATATTCGCAAATTCCGGACAGCGACAGCCTCTTATCAGGCTTTCTCGTCTACCGATCAGGAAACTGTATTACAACGTGTCTTGTTGGAGCGTCGGTTTGAGTTGGCTTTTAAAGGAATCAGATGGATGGACATGCGCAAACTGGATGCAGAAAATAGAATGCCTGTAGTTATTCGTCTAAGTACCACTGGAGAGGTGATCACAATTTTGGAAAAGCATAGTCCGAAATACACCCTTAAAATACCAGCGAGTGTGATCCACTTCAATCCAGATATGCCACAAAACTAA